From Bactrocera oleae isolate idBacOlea1 chromosome 4, idBacOlea1, whole genome shotgun sequence:
aattaaaaattaaaaaataaaaaataaacctaaaaaacaaaatagtaaaaatatgaaacaataaaacaataaaaatcaaataaaaataagtaaaataataaaattaattttacaaagaaatatattaacaaatttttagcacaattaattacaaatctaaattgaaagaaaaaataaatggttACATCAAAACGatgttaataaatttcaaaataaagtaaattacaaaaaatactattaacaaatttttattactcaattaaataattttaaatttgaattaaaaaatattagtagggcatatttttttaaattttgaaaacaatttttaaaaatattttgtctcaacgatttctttagttttaacgcaaaaaatttgcggtaaaaattttatttgcattcaaCATAAAAAACAGATGGTTAAACCAAAATTAACCAAATTTTactacataaaatttaatttaaaatgaaaaataataataatttacgtaACCTTATTTTAATGAGTACtataggaaaaaaaaattaaaaatagtaaagcACTAAATTTTTTCCTAGTATTTTATCATTTCAAAAagaattgttatttaaaaaacacaTCAAAATTATGTGTgcggaataaaaaattaattcggAATTAGTACTAAAATTAAGTAGTACAAGCTTATTCAAAGATAAATTATTAAAGGAAATAAGTactaaaatttaactaaaagctTGTAAAAAATACAGGGAgtactaaaaatatacatataacaaaaataattgctaaaaagtactaaaagttAGTAGAAATAAAACAgaagaaaaatttcgaaaaaaattatatcccACACACATGAGCAGTGAAACTATTGCTATTATTTTGGCCATAGCCGTATTGCCATGTCATTGTAGACACGATTTTCTGCTAGGAAAAAAACATCAGTGGGAATTATTTTAGTATTACTTAAGATGGTAGCAATTACATTACagaaattagtgtacaaaatTCAGAGCAAGcatattcataaaataattttcatcccCCACGATTGGTGCGAAATTTGTATAATGAGTCTTTTTAATTATCCAAAAtcttttttagtaaaaaaattaatgtttttttataaaattttagtatttcattatatttaaaaccATCAGTACGATACTATTGACATCGAATTATggagaaatttatatattacaataaaacataatacacAATAATATGAAACAATATagatgttatatatttatataaaaataatttaaatttcagaaATAACTAAAATTCGCTTCAAatcatttttactttttaacaaaaGCTGCAATTCTTTAATTTGCTTTTCATTAACAAGACTGAGCAGTaaccatggcgtatacgcaacaaatATAAGCTTGAAATAATGCCAAACAACATCAACTAATTATCGAAATTCTTATCGATCAAAACATTAACCAACGATTACAAGCGTAattacgaaaaataaaaaaaaaagtagcaaagattaataaaaatttcgttataattttaaatgaaaacaaatttacttttcaacattttttctattttttaattacagcCAAAACTGctgcaaataaatttaagcgAAATCCATTGAAACTTTTCAAGTTTTAACTACTCGAAAGAACAACAACTGCAAatgcttataaaaaaataaaatttatattaatatatacttatacatatgcatacattttttataaaataagtaaggaaaaAATAGTTAAGTGCTTATAAttactagaaaataaaaaattgaaatgtgaCTGTAgtgaacttttaaaaatattgtacacgtATGAGAACCtatatttttactaatataTAAGAAACaattaatagaaatataatataaaaacatatatatatataatatatataaatatatatatattttaaatattcaagaaATTGCTACTTACTCGCCTTCATATCAATAAAACGCaatttaatgtgctttaatacacaaatttacacacacataaacttTATACGCGTAACATATCCAAAATGTcacaattattatatacatacgtatgttttcttatataaaaatatttttaatcttttatGGCATACTAATACGTATTACAACACTAAAAAGCAACGTAAACAAATATTATGTCAAAATTCATGTTTATGCATGTGCAAAGAGTAGTTAGTGTTTATtgagaaaatgaaatgaataaaaGTAATGCTACACACATAAACTACAAATGTGTtgatgtttttattataaagtaaaagaaaagcgaataatagttttaatttaagaCACAGCAAGATAAAGACACAGAATAAAAGCCAATGATTGGGAAATAAAATGTCTTTcaaacagaaaatatttgaGAGAAAAAATTCGGGAGCCAATATTTTATACGTATGCATATTACACACAGGATCGTTAAAGCACTAACAAAAGTTCACGAAATATGGTTTTCCATAAAAAGATAatactttttacaattttgtgacaaaaaaaatgcataaaaaatttaaatgccagggtcggctttagaataacgtcccaggctttcggggataaaatgggtatgggcgatagaggagatcctccagatcaagaatatatatagatatagccgcgggaaacttatagttttcgagatatttacgtttaaagttgaaaaatttcaactatttaaagtacgtatttttgcgattaaaaatgaattatacgcttatatttttcacttttatattcactaacacttgtctaaaatagctttatttcaatatttaaatcattcttcaattttattaattttgacaataacaaaatggttgtgaatgtcaaaacaccagtgttgccatactaatatattttgtaaacaaagaaaaataaaataaacagagagattgcACCCTGGATACAGGAAAAAAAAatcggtgttggatcgaccagggttatttttttgaagcgcggccgaagaccgccaacgcaaaaagaagttctacaagaaaaagtaatattgtcatagagggttaacataatacttaacatcaatgctttgaaatagtttatttctctaggttttggattcctgtatttggggtattatctgttttaatttctttcagttcaattacaaaatatgtcgataaggtaacactggttatttgaaattttgcaacccttttgttattgtcagaattaatagaatttaacaataatttaattattgaattaaactatttttgcactacataaatgtgtacaaacgaattagtgaagtgttagtggatataaaagtggaaaatataagtgtataattcatttgaaatcgaaaaaatgcgtactatttgaaattttgaactttaaacccaaatatctcgaaacctATAGGTTTCCctcggctatatctatatatattcttgatctggagaatctcctctatccgcccatacccattttatccccgaaagcctggaacgttatactaaagttttcccaaatgccaaaatatttgcttataatAAAGAAAACTTTCGAAACCCTTGTCAAAtctatttttttcgtttctgcCATACTTTTGCGCCGCTGTCATTCCAAGCaatcatttcatttcaatttatcAGTATTTCAGTTGAAAAGTaatcattcaaattttttatttagaactcgaaagcaaatgtttgtttttcagtatttgaaaattaattaacttttgtgtgtattgtaattaaaaaaattccaaattcgaAAAAAGTACGAAATGTTTGCGTCCGGTAGCAGAACGAAGAATATTATAGTGCGCCAGTCCATGACGCATCGGCAACTACCCCTATTAGCcacagcaacaccaacaacaatgacGCAACGATCGGCGCGTCGTGTCAGCTCCACCGGTGACGAAACGCGAAATGGCGCTACACTTAGCGGACGCCAGCTGTCACCACAAATGCGTTCGAAATTCACCGAACGCAAGCCGAGCTCTTTATCggccacaacaacagcacagGCGCGCAATCAATTGCAGGCAAGCAGCTCTAACAACAGCAATCACCCCACTCTATACAAATCAAACGCTGCAGCGGCTGCTAGCAACGCACAAGGCGATGGCCGAAAGGTGATGCGCGGTATACCGAGCAATACAGCGGCGCGCGCCACCGCACGCCAGCGCAGGGAGGCAGCAGCTAAAGGTATCGATAATACGGTAAAGAAAATCGATCTTATGGAGCAGATTATAAAAACGGAGATCGGTATACAAACCAATGAACCGGAAATACTTAATCATGATCTGATTATTGGCGATATAAAGTTGTTGCCACCAACGGCTTGTGTGGTAGCAGAAATCGAACGTCAGCGTAGTGAGATAAATAAAAAGCTTATGTTGAAGGCACAACGCAAATTTGAAGGTCATTCGGAGAAGCAAGAGGAACATTTGACCGACTTAAAGGAGTTCCTGGAGAAATCGGTAGTCACCAGACGTTTACGCAAATCCAAACTCTCCATCGAAGTGGATAAGAAGTGAGTGAGCGTGTGATGACAAAGCTCAAGCACAACTTGGTAAAAAATCTCTTGGCAAACAACCTTCtaggtttttataatttaagaCTCAGAAGTATGTTATATAGTATAACAATAAGAAAGAGATAGATCTACTGCATCAAAGTTCAGTCTCTTTCAGGGATATAAGAACTGATATCAGCATCCCAAAGGTACGCCATAGATAGGGATAAGAATAGGGGTTGCAGAAGTTCGCAACAAACCATGCAGCGCTTATGGTGTACACATCTCTTTGTTGGCACGAAATTTTGTTGACAAAATCATATCTATTAACTGGCGACCTAATTTGACTTTTTCTAAGGACACTTCATAGCGGAATAGCAGAAAACTGTAAAGCTGTAGAGCTTGCAAAGCACTACGAGAGGACCGAATTCATTATCCGTAAACTCAGCAACCCTAGGTGAGATCCATATTTCTCTAGCGATAAGGGTTCCCATAGGTACACTGATCCATTCCGTATTAACCAGATAAACAAGATAGCCGATTTAATAGGAAAACCAGTTCCTTTCTTCTTT
This genomic window contains:
- the LOC106615990 gene encoding uncharacterized protein, with translation MFASGSRTKNIIVRQSMTHRQLPLLATATPTTMTQRSARRVSSTGDETRNGATLSGRQLSPQMRSKFTERKPSSLSATTTAQARNQLQASSSNNSNHPTLYKSNAAAAASNAQGDGRKVMRGIPSNTAARATARQRREAAAKGIDNTVKKIDLMEQIIKTEIGIQTNEPEILNHDLIIGDIKLLPPTACVVAEIERQRSEINKKLMLKAQRKFEGHSEKQEEHLTDLKEFLEKSVVTRRLRKSKLSIEVDKKLINSMDEILNKVVPKTESITDIKGRIKKKEQELLTLFDTVENLQI